The following proteins are encoded in a genomic region of Desulfosporosinus youngiae DSM 17734:
- a CDS encoding DUF3102 domain-containing protein: MANGLTERTPQIIAAEINSIKDQTGRMLLYSSVEIGRRLAEAKSMVNHGEWGKWLESSVSYSQSTANKLMRVFDEYGDKLTVAQNGSNSESIPNLSYTQAIILLGIPEEERESFMAENDVTGMSTRELKQAVLERDQALSEKAELQNALEVNQDAATKIIFERDELRKQASGLQATIHTKELTIRTLQEKLEAAKQSEASAVKVTALEKEIKAARIGLTANKVGFLYKSIAKEFEELLKELTKLAPVDPEAHETYKSEVSGLIGKIAERL, from the coding sequence ATGGCGAACGGATTAACTGAGCGGACGCCGCAGATTATAGCGGCCGAAATTAATAGTATTAAAGATCAGACCGGCAGAATGCTGCTTTACAGCTCAGTCGAGATCGGACGGCGCTTGGCGGAGGCCAAATCCATGGTCAATCATGGAGAATGGGGAAAGTGGCTGGAGAGTTCGGTGAGTTACTCCCAAAGCACGGCCAACAAACTGATGCGTGTCTTTGATGAGTATGGGGACAAGCTGACCGTCGCCCAGAACGGTTCAAATTCGGAATCGATTCCGAATTTGAGCTACACCCAGGCAATTATCCTCCTGGGTATTCCCGAGGAGGAACGGGAGTCATTTATGGCAGAAAATGATGTGACCGGCATGTCTACCCGGGAGCTTAAGCAGGCAGTCCTGGAAAGGGACCAGGCCCTTAGCGAGAAAGCGGAGCTCCAAAATGCCCTGGAAGTTAACCAAGACGCAGCCACTAAAATAATTTTTGAGCGGGATGAGTTGAGAAAACAGGCCTCCGGTCTTCAAGCGACCATCCACACTAAAGAGTTAACCATCAGGACGTTACAGGAGAAGCTGGAGGCAGCCAAGCAAAGCGAGGCTTCAGCTGTGAAAGTCACCGCTCTGGAAAAGGAGATCAAAGCCGCCCGGATCGGGCTGACAGCCAACAAAGTCGGCTTTCTCTACAAAAGTATAGCCAAAGAATTTGAAGAGTTATTGAAGGAACTGACTAAGCTAGCTCCGGTAGACCCCGAAGCTCATGAAACGTATAAAAGTGAGGTAAGCGGGCTGATCGGGAAAATAGCGGAGAGATTGTAA
- a CDS encoding DUF1659 domain-containing protein gives MTIISSGVETEMVVRYQTGTTAEGSPVIRQKSFSGLKMDVSDEDLYEAATTLFNLLEYPLVSVTRNNRFDLTEE, from the coding sequence ATGACTATCATTTCGTCAGGGGTGGAAACCGAAATGGTTGTGCGTTATCAGACCGGGACAACTGCCGAGGGCTCCCCGGTTATCCGGCAAAAAAGCTTTTCCGGACTGAAGATGGACGTGTCCGATGAGGACCTTTATGAAGCAGCAACCACCTTATTCAATTTGCTGGAATATCCGTTGGTATCCGTGACCCGGAATAACCGCTTTGACCTGACTGAGGAATAG
- a CDS encoding PLP-dependent aminotransferase family protein, translating into MKVTINRDSDAPVYVQIIEQVRRQILSGELLPGFRLPAERKLAENLGVNRTTVLNAYSELKAEGLIGSRVGAGTIVLSYLDEELSGCGSSREPQWNQIFSQYSNRFDSCLVQDLLMLASRNDVISFATGIASPESGPIEALEGIENEVVNNRNFRSLLHTPTEGFISLRKVVCGLMQKRGLYCRPDEIMILSGSQQGIDLAARILIDPGDIVVVEEPTYFPAIQVFRTAGARVIGVPIDDKGMNVDVLEQLLHRYRPKLIYTIPTFQNPSGAEMELERRKRLVRLASKHNVMILEDDAYGDLCYEGNLLPMLKSLDNEGYVIYLSTFSKNIYSGLRLGWMVAHKKIIREFASAKQLIDLHSSSLSQYIVERFIENGSLEAHLNKVCSEYRTRRDIMYKALAKYAPKDLIWNRPKGGYYFWCRLPDGISSLKLLAKAADYKVSFVPGSPFFSSGQGDNFIRLNFTYAPLKDIEEGIKRLCAAMKELEAEKGNDDLYSILEINPIV; encoded by the coding sequence ATGAAGGTAACAATTAACAGGGACTCTGATGCACCGGTCTATGTCCAAATTATTGAGCAAGTACGTCGCCAAATCTTATCTGGGGAGCTTTTGCCCGGATTTCGCCTGCCAGCGGAGAGAAAACTGGCAGAAAACCTTGGCGTTAATCGAACGACAGTATTAAATGCTTACAGTGAACTGAAGGCTGAGGGGCTTATTGGCTCCAGAGTTGGAGCCGGTACTATTGTGCTTTCCTATCTCGATGAGGAATTGAGCGGTTGCGGCTCTTCACGGGAGCCTCAATGGAATCAAATTTTTAGTCAATACTCGAACAGATTTGATTCCTGCTTGGTGCAAGATCTATTGATGCTGGCAAGCAGAAACGATGTTATTTCATTTGCTACCGGTATAGCATCCCCTGAAAGCGGCCCAATTGAGGCACTGGAAGGGATTGAAAATGAAGTTGTAAATAACAGAAACTTTAGGTCTTTACTTCATACTCCAACAGAGGGGTTTATATCTCTTCGTAAGGTCGTTTGCGGGCTTATGCAAAAGAGAGGGCTCTACTGCCGGCCCGATGAAATTATGATACTTTCCGGTTCCCAGCAGGGCATTGATTTGGCTGCCAGGATATTAATCGATCCCGGAGATATAGTTGTTGTGGAAGAACCCACATATTTCCCCGCCATTCAGGTTTTTAGAACAGCCGGAGCGCGAGTAATCGGTGTTCCTATTGACGACAAAGGCATGAATGTCGATGTGCTCGAACAGCTGCTGCACAGGTACAGACCTAAACTTATATATACCATACCAACTTTCCAGAACCCTTCAGGAGCTGAAATGGAGCTGGAAAGAAGGAAACGGCTTGTGAGACTTGCCTCAAAACACAATGTAATGATTCTTGAGGATGATGCCTATGGCGATCTATGTTATGAGGGTAATTTGCTCCCGATGCTCAAATCCCTGGATAACGAAGGGTATGTTATTTATTTGAGTACTTTCTCGAAAAACATTTACTCCGGTCTGAGACTGGGGTGGATGGTGGCTCACAAAAAAATAATACGGGAATTTGCATCGGCCAAACAGTTAATTGACCTGCACTCAAGCAGCCTTTCACAGTATATTGTGGAAAGATTTATTGAAAACGGTTCACTTGAAGCTCATTTAAATAAGGTTTGCAGCGAGTACCGAACAAGACGAGATATTATGTATAAGGCTCTGGCTAAATATGCTCCTAAGGATTTAATATGGAACAGGCCGAAAGGGGGCTATTATTTCTGGTGCCGGCTTCCGGATGGCATTTCATCATTAAAGCTTTTAGCAAAAGCCGCTGATTACAAGGTATCCTTTGTGCCGGGCTCACCCTTCTTTTCTTCAGGACAAGGTGATAACTTCATAAGACTCAATTTCACCTATGCACCTCTTAAGGATATTGAGGAAGGGATTAAACGGTTATGCGCTGCCATGAAAGAGCTGGAGGCAGAAAAGGGCAATGATGATCTATATTCAATCCTGGAAATCAATCCCATAGTATAA
- a CDS encoding PLP-dependent aminotransferase family protein, with protein MEFKFAKRMSYLKASEIREILKVTERPEVISFAGGLPAPELFPVEEIMEVNRRVLEEDGQAALQYATTEGYAPLREWIAKRMNSTRGTNFDADNILITHGSQQAIDLSGKVFLDEGDTVLCESPTYLAAISAFKAYGCKFREVPTDDCGMIPDALERIMETTERVKIIYVIPDFQNPTGRSWSLERRKWLADIAEKHQVVVIEDNPYGELRFEGEPLPSVKSFDKTGCVLCLGTFSKIFCPGYRIGWIAGDKSAIANYVLVKQGADLQCNTIAQREISKYLELYDIETHIEKIRRIYRKRRDITIQLMEAEFPHGVTFTKPQGGLFAWVELPPHINARDVLVKCLEKNVAFVPGGSFFPNGGKENTFRINFSNMPEDRLVEGIKCLAGVLKEAV; from the coding sequence ATGGAATTCAAATTTGCAAAAAGAATGTCCTATTTAAAGGCTTCAGAAATAAGGGAGATTCTAAAGGTAACCGAAAGGCCGGAAGTTATCTCCTTTGCAGGAGGCCTGCCGGCACCCGAGCTTTTCCCGGTAGAAGAAATTATGGAGGTAAACCGGCGGGTGCTGGAGGAAGATGGTCAGGCGGCACTCCAATATGCCACAACTGAAGGGTATGCACCTCTGCGGGAGTGGATAGCAAAAAGAATGAATTCTACACGCGGGACTAATTTCGATGCCGACAATATCCTGATAACCCATGGATCCCAGCAGGCGATTGATTTGTCGGGCAAGGTGTTTCTCGATGAGGGAGACACTGTACTTTGTGAAAGCCCGACATACCTTGCAGCAATCAGCGCCTTCAAAGCCTATGGCTGTAAGTTTCGGGAAGTGCCGACAGACGATTGCGGGATGATCCCCGACGCACTTGAGCGTATTATGGAGACGACCGAACGAGTAAAAATCATTTACGTAATTCCTGATTTTCAAAATCCAACCGGCAGATCATGGAGCCTGGAGAGGAGAAAATGGCTGGCAGATATCGCTGAAAAGCATCAGGTTGTTGTTATTGAAGATAATCCGTATGGCGAACTGAGGTTTGAAGGCGAGCCTTTGCCATCTGTAAAGTCCTTTGATAAGACGGGTTGTGTTCTTTGTCTCGGAACATTTTCCAAAATATTTTGTCCCGGCTACAGAATCGGATGGATAGCAGGTGACAAAAGTGCAATAGCAAACTATGTACTTGTCAAGCAGGGCGCTGACCTGCAGTGCAATACGATTGCTCAAAGGGAGATCAGCAAATACCTTGAACTTTATGATATAGAAACACATATCGAAAAAATACGCCGGATATACAGAAAACGCAGAGATATTACCATTCAATTAATGGAGGCTGAATTCCCTCATGGTGTAACATTTACGAAGCCCCAGGGAGGTCTGTTCGCTTGGGTAGAACTCCCTCCTCATATTAACGCGAGGGATGTTCTGGTTAAATGTCTTGAGAAAAATGTCGCCTTTGTTCCGGGTGGGTCTTTCTTCCCCAATGGAGGGAAAGAAAATACGTTCAGAATTAACTTTTCAAACATGCCGGAAGACAGGCTCGTCGAAGGTATTAAGTGTCTTGCGGGGGTTCTAAAAGAGGCTGTTTAA
- a CDS encoding DUF2922 domain-containing protein has protein sequence MANTQQKTLRLTFATTLGSTFTLTLPAPREDLTAAEAEAAMELIIAKNMFLTTGGELIGKRDIKITDSTTTDLYDPPQY, from the coding sequence ATGGCAAATACGCAGCAGAAGACCCTTCGGCTGACCTTTGCTACAACCCTGGGAAGCACATTTACTCTTACACTGCCGGCACCAAGGGAAGATCTGACTGCCGCAGAAGCTGAGGCCGCTATGGAACTGATTATCGCAAAAAATATGTTTCTCACTACCGGCGGTGAATTGATCGGCAAGAGAGATATAAAAATTACGGATTCAACTACAACCGATTTATATGATCCGCCCCAGTATTAA
- a CDS encoding amidase domain-containing protein, which yields MKKNRILLCLLCILLIAFAYNPVFASSNSGEPISQLSTPGDTLSKSQNEYVSITNNAISQNIGDNKKIEAICEEFLTLSKASVRDPQNYDNTLRIGKNSLKNDKIQYRLTGYQYQAALNNALGWEISKDNLVFSDFTLLNQSKNTATASIIEKYTYYINDGFDDESYRSKKYTFELLRDSDGWKITNVTTDDPWETDTNFKYEPIDVTNAVNAHIKENKEVAASPASADESKPFVVAPTAWYQWTYHPSLAVSYAVAHYADTTNSVFGYHSGNNCQNFASQCVWAGLKGTGSNKEARPAVPISRVGASAPNVWCVNQATTAYGFPYNYSWDNVIAFANLLIRSGPEYGEGPYGNAYFSNGVQNAEVGNVLTVDWDGSPSLTTIDHAMFVTQVSGTSGSRTKDQVKVAAHTKHSNTAYEVLSQYTPQSIGSFGRDVIWSGNYTAAQP from the coding sequence ATGAAAAAAAATAGAATATTGCTTTGCCTTTTATGCATTTTGTTAATAGCATTTGCTTATAATCCTGTATTTGCTAGTTCAAATTCAGGCGAGCCTATATCACAACTATCTACTCCTGGCGATACATTAAGTAAAAGTCAAAATGAATATGTGAGTATTACCAATAATGCTATTAGCCAAAATATCGGCGATAATAAAAAAATTGAGGCAATCTGTGAAGAATTCCTGACCCTATCCAAAGCTTCTGTACGAGATCCCCAAAACTATGATAACACCCTGCGCATCGGCAAAAATAGTTTAAAAAACGATAAAATCCAATACAGATTAACTGGCTATCAATATCAAGCCGCTTTAAATAACGCTCTGGGGTGGGAAATTTCAAAAGATAATTTGGTTTTTTCTGATTTCACACTATTGAATCAAAGTAAAAACACTGCTACTGCAAGTATTATTGAAAAATATACCTACTACATTAACGATGGTTTTGATGATGAAAGTTACAGAAGCAAAAAGTATACCTTTGAACTGCTTCGTGATTCAGATGGATGGAAAATTACAAACGTGACTACTGATGACCCATGGGAAACAGATACTAATTTTAAATATGAACCAATTGATGTAACAAATGCCGTTAATGCACACATAAAAGAAAACAAGGAAGTTGCCGCGTCACCGGCATCAGCCGATGAAAGCAAACCTTTTGTAGTAGCGCCTACAGCTTGGTACCAATGGACGTACCACCCTTCTTTAGCTGTATCATATGCAGTTGCCCATTACGCTGATACCACTAACTCTGTTTTTGGTTATCACTCCGGAAATAACTGTCAAAATTTTGCCTCGCAATGTGTTTGGGCAGGATTAAAAGGTACAGGTTCAAATAAAGAAGCAAGACCCGCAGTGCCAATATCTCGTGTAGGTGCTTCTGCCCCTAATGTTTGGTGCGTTAACCAAGCGACAACAGCTTACGGGTTTCCATATAACTATAGTTGGGATAATGTAATAGCATTTGCAAATCTATTGATACGTAGTGGACCAGAATATGGTGAAGGTCCATATGGCAATGCATATTTTAGTAATGGAGTCCAAAATGCAGAAGTAGGGAATGTCCTAACTGTAGATTGGGATGGATCACCCTCTTTAACGACAATAGATCACGCTATGTTTGTAACTCAAGTATCAGGGACTTCTGGATCGCGTACTAAAGATCAAGTAAAAGTTGCTGCTCATACAAAGCATTCTAATACAGCCTATGAGGTTCTATCACAATATACCCCCCAGTCAATTGGCTCTTTTGGCCGAGACGTAATCTGGTCGGGAAATTATACCGCAGCGCAGCCTTAA